A region from the Drosophila bipectinata strain 14024-0381.07 chromosome 3R, DbipHiC1v2, whole genome shotgun sequence genome encodes:
- the Mical gene encoding F-actin-monooxygenase Mical isoform X2 — translation MSRQHQRHHHHHHQQQLHQPQQQQQLTAQQQQQQQLLMAEHAAAAEAAELFDLLCVATTMRQILALHRAMCEAVGLRPSPLNDFYPRLKAKVRSWKAQALWKKFDARAAHRVYGKGAACSGTRVLVIGAGPCGLRTAIEAQLLGAKVVVLEKRDRITRNNVLHLWPFVITDLRNLGAKKFYGKFCAGSIDHISIRQLQCMLLKVALLLGVEIHEGVSFEHAVEPNGEGGGWRASVSPADHAVSHYEFDVLIGADGKRNMLDFRRKEFRGKLAIAITANFINKKTEAEAKVEEISGVAFIFNQAFFKELYGKTGIDLENIVYYKDETHYFVMTAKKHSLIDKGVIIEDMADPGELLAPANVDTQKLHDYAREAAEFSTEYQMPNLEFAVNHYGKPDVAMFDFTSMFAAEMSCRVVVRKGYRLLQCLVGDSLLEPFWPTGSGCARGFLSSMDAAYAIKLWSNPQNSTLGVLAQRESIYRLLNQTTPDTLQRDISAYTVDPATRYPNLNRDSVNSWQVKHLVDTDDPSILEQTFMDTHALQAPHVDTPGRRKRRSGDTLPQGATLLRWISAQLHSHHFVAELKEPSDVFRNGRVLCALISRYRPDLIDLAATKEMNPLECNELAFAVLDRELHINRIMTAKQSLDLTDVESRVWLAYLDQICELFRGEIPHIKHPKMDFSDLRQKYRINHTHAQPDFSKLLATKPKAKSPMQDAMDIPTTVQRRSVLEEERAKRQRRHEQLMQSGGVAAGAGAGGVAASGGGTGAGSSLQPGQNDTPRRSKKRRQTDKTANIEERQQRLQEIEENRQERMSKRRQQRYHQTQNFYKSLQLLQAGKLLREGGLGEGGVAEDGTPFEDYSIFLYRQQAPIFNDRVKDLERKLLFPDRERGDIPSAMPRTADEQFSDRIRNMEQRMTGRGGHGSDKKPKDLMRAIGKIDSNDWNVREIEKKIELSKKTEIHGPKGREKVPKWSKEQFQARQHKMSKPQRQDSREAEKFKDIDQTIRNLDKQLKEGHNLDVGERGRNKVASIAGQFGKKEEANSDEKNASSNATTNTNTVIPKSSSKVALAFKKQAASEKCRFCKQTVYLMEKTTVEGLVLHRNCLKCHHCHTNLRLGGYAFDRDDPQGRFYCTQHFRLPPKPLPQRTNKGRKSAGAQPASPVAPATPQAAAAALADEPMDTTPPRDTVDLLETSRASAAAASADAMSDDEANVIDEHEWSGRNFLPESNNDSQSELSSSDESDTESDSEMYEEADDSPFGVQTLQLASDWIGKQYAEDSDDSDDFYDSSEDDGKDDTEGEEFKKARELRREEVRLQPLPANLPTDTETEVQTESESTSPDEVELNSATEISTDSEFDNDEIIRQAPKIFIDDTHLKKPTKVQIKSTMIGQNAAAAAGLHQKQLAAREKGGSYLQKYQPQPPLPQFKPLVQVDPTLLIGTQRAPLQNPRPGDYLLNKTASTEGIASKKSLELKKRYLLGEPANGNKIQKSGSTSVLDSRIRSFQSNISECQKLLNPSSDISAGMRSFLDRTKLGEGQSQSQSNELMRSATSNVINDLRVELRIQKAPSSHSTDNEKENVFVNCKNELNKGMEYTDAVNATLLDQLSKTKSNSPTTPTNNKTTVIEVIDLVTPEKQPIIDLTVVDTPKKLDDPMEVDDRLTPDSNKITDLQQNEVKEEPKPDVSRDVKECIPDILGHIKDGAVVKEQDSEEQLSLLCQSDEEKRDSPEKEVAEQEPDSVQIQVPNIPWSKPKPEAMSTTGSSGSSCTTTDSSSIEDIQHYILESTTSPDTQTAGGKHNVPRLEVHDTSGTLMQVDSLMIVNGKYIGDPEDVKYLDMPADVIVPATPALKTSELELEDETEPVTATPEPADCTVIEAERQVEVRPPPLPEMGPPKLKFDSKNENKIESLKNLPLIVERNVEHSQAVKPITLNLSSVARTPDTPTTPTAHDSDKTPTGEVLSRGSDSETEATGTGQVLTETELSDWTADDCISENFVDMEFVLNSNKGTMKRRKERRRSGVNAKLPSGNEVIHEVARQAPVVDMDGIFNAIDIDDIEFMDTGSEGSCAEAYSATNTALLKNRGYMEYIETEPKKTPLRTAAPTVSYAGNLPALVTKRDEKLGIDYIEQGAYIMHDDAKTPVNEVPPAMTQSLTDSSTLNDLDDDSMAGMGLSQTQQTTTEESEALTVVTSPLDTSSPRVLDQFASMLAAGKQDSQTPSSSEQQPKTSSAVTTSSSGAPNSTPGNASKEAGPPEDPDLQIQFEYVRALQQRISQISTQRRKSSKGEANAPVIEAMEEQSKPKEESLPPSMRPRSSSSSSKVPEIPTLSSKLEEITKERTKQKDLIHDLVMDKLQSKKALNAEKRLHRSRQRSLLTSGYASGSSLSPTPKLAAASSPQDSNCSSQAHYHASTAEEPRPKPAERVLQKSATSTYVSPYRTVQAPTRSADLYKPRPFSEHIDGSLLDGYKLGKTSSFNGGKLGDFATPIAPVRVNRGGGGGGNGGSTIQDIGNISASTENLRSEARARARLKSNTELGLSPEEKMQLLRTRLHYDHNRGLKSKQLEEMPGQGELAARARKMSASKSVNDLAYLVGHQQQQQQLDMDAVLKAKAADFISDPNLAASGQEKAAKTKSGRRQKDPERRKSLIQSLSSFFQKGTSTTSTSAKDQSIPAVGGHSEPSERPGTSSSGTPTISEGAGGSGGGGGGVFSRFRISPKSKEKSKSCFDLRSFGFGDKDMLSNATSATVAGATSQTKHSQEHLNNSRYRKQTNTAKNSKPESFSSSSPQLYIHKPHHHHHNHHHLAAANSSALDDQTPPPIPPLPLNYQRSDDESYANETREHKKQRAISKASRQAELKRLRIAQEIQREQEEIEVQLKDLEARGVLIEKALRGEAHNIENLDTNKDNDEKLLKELLEIWRNITALKKRDEELAIRQQELQLEYRHAQLKEELNLRLSCNKLDKSSADVAAEGAILNEMLEIVAKRAALRPTASQLDLTSAGAASTSTEAGTSIKLTGQPQDHEESNI, via the exons ATGAGCCGCCAACACCAgcggcaccaccaccaccaccatcagcagcagctccaccagccgcagcagcaacagcagctgacggcccagcagcagcaacaacaacagctgctCATGGCGGAGCATGCCGCAGCCGCGGAGGCGGCGGAGCTGTTCGATCTCCTCTGCGTGGCCACCACGATGCGCCAGATCCTGGCGCTGCACCGGGCCATGTGCGAGGCGGTGGGCCTGCGTCCTTCGCCGCTGAACGACTTCTATCCCCGGCTGAAGGCCAAGGTGCGCTCCTGGAAGGCGCAGGCGCTCTGGAAGAAGTTCGACGCCCGCGCCGCCCACCGGGTCTATGGGAAGGGGGCCGCCTGCTCCGGCACCAGGGTGCTGGTGATCGGTGCCGGGCCCTGCGGCCTGCGCACTGCCATCGAAGCCCAGCTCCTGGGCGCCAAAGTGGTGGTGCTGGAGAAGCGCGACCGCATTACCCGCAACAACGTGCTTCACCTGTGGCCCTTTGTGATCACGGATCTGCGCAACCTGGGGGCCAAGAAGTTCTACGGCAAGTTCTGCGCCGGGTCCATCGACCACATCTCCATTCGGCAGCTGCAGTGCATGCTGCTCAAGGTGGCCCTGCTCCTGGGTGTGGAGATCCACGAGGGCGTCAGCTTCGAGCACGCCGTGGAGCCCAACGGCGAGGGAGGCGGATGGAGGGCATCAGTTTCCCCAGCTGATCACGCAGTCTCCCACTATGAGTTCGACGTCCTGATCGGCGCGGATGGCAAGAGGAACATGCTGGACTTCAGACGGAAGGAGTTCCGCGGCAAGCTGGCCATCGCCATCACCGCCAATTTCATAAACAAGAAGACCGAGGCCGAGGCCAAGGTGGAGGAGATCAGCGGGGTGGCCTTCATCTTCAACCAGGCCTTCTTCAAGGAGCTCTACGGCAAGACGGGCATCGACCTGGAGAACATTGTCTACTACAAGGACGAGACGCACTACTTCGTGATGACGGCCAAGAAGCACAGTCTGATCGACAAGGGCGTCATAATCGAGGACATGGCCGATCCGGGTGAGCTTCTGGCTCCTGCCAATGTGGACACCCAGAAGCTGCACGACTATGCCCGCGAGGCGGCCGAGTTCTCCACGGAGTACCAGATGCCCAATCTGGAGTTTGCAGTCAATCACTACGGAAAGCCGGACGTGGCCATGTTCGACTTCACGTCCATGTTCGCCGCCGAGATGTCCTGCCGGGTGGTGGTCCGCAAAGGATACCGGTTGCTGCAGTGCCTTGTAGGCGACAGTCTGCTGGAGCCCTTCTGGCCAACTGGATCGGGCTGTGCTCGCGGCTTCCTCTCCAGCATGGACGCGGCCTATGCGATCAAGCTGTGGTCTAATCCGCAGAACAGCACTCTGGGTGTCCTGGCGCAGCGCGAGAGTATCTACAGGCTGCTGAACCAAACCACGCCGGACACTCTCCAGAGGGACATCAGTGCCTATACGGTGGACCCGGCCACGCGTTACCCCAACCTGAACAGGGATTCGGTTAATAGCTGGCAGGTGAAGCATTTGGTGGACACAGACGACCCCTCTATTCTGGAGCAGACCTTCATGGACACGCATGCGTTGCAGGCGCCTCATGTGGACACTCCAGGCAGGCGAAAGCGACGCAGTGGAG ATACTCTGCCACAAGGAGCCACACTCCTGCGATGGATCAGTGCCCAGCTGCACTCGCATCACTTTGTGGCGGAGCTGAAGGAGCCTTCAGATGTATTCCGCAATGGACGTGTCCTGTGTGCCCTCATTAGTCG CTATCGCCCTGATCTCATAGACTTGGCGGccaccaaagaaatgaatccCCTGGAGTGCAACGAACTGGCCTTTGCCGTTCTGGACCGGGAGCTGCACATCAATCGCATCATGACCGCCAAGCAGTCGCTGGATCTCACGGACGTTGAGTCGCGGGTGTGGCTGGCCTACCTGGACCAGATCTGCGAGCTGTTCCGCGGCGAGATCCCCCACATCAAGCATCCCAAAATGGACTTCAGTGACCTGCGCCAGAAGTACAGGATCAACCATACCCACGCCCAGCCGGACTTCTCAAAGCTGCTGGCCACGAAACCGAAGGCCAAGTCGCCCATGCAGGATGCGATGGACATACCGACTACTGTGCAGCGGCGCTctgtgctggaggaggagcGAGCCAAGCGGCAGCGTCGCCACGAGCAGTTGATGCAGAGCGGTGGTGTGGCCGCGGGAGCAGGAGCCGGAGGCGTTGCTGCCAGCGGAGGAGGAACAGGAGCGGGAAGCAGCTTGCAGCCGG GTCAGAACGATACTCCTCGTCGCTCGAAGAAACGCCGACAGACCGACAAGACCGCCAATATT GAGGAGCGCCAGCAGCGTCTGCAGGAGATCGAGGAGAATCGCCAGGAGCGGATGAGCAAGAGGCGCCAGCAGCGCTACCACCAGACCCAGAACTTCTACAAGAGCTTGCAGCTCCTGCAGGCGGGCAAGCTACTCCGCGAGGGCGGCCTTGGCGAGGGGGGCGTGGCCGAAGACGGCACCCCCTTCGAGGACTACTCGATATTCCTCTACCGGCAGCAGGCTCCGATTTTCAACGATCGTGTCAAGGATCTGGAGCGGAAGCTTCTGTTTCCC GATCGCGAACGTGGCGACATACCCTCAGCCATGCCCCGTACGGCCGATGAGCAGTTCAGTGATCGCATCCGGAACATGGAGCAGCGGATGACGGGACGCGGCGGCCACGGGAGCGACAAGAAGCCCAAGGATCTGATGCGGGCCATTGGCAAGATCGACTCAAATGACTGGAATGTGCGCGAAATCGAGAAGAAAATCGAACTCTCCAAGAAGACGGAGATCCACGGGCCCAAGGGCCGCGAGAAGGTGCCCAAGTGGAGCAAGGAGCAGTTCCAGGCGCGGCAGCACAAGATGTCCAAGCCGCAGCGCCAGGACTCCCGGGAGGCCGAAAAGTTCAAGGACATCGATCAGACGATTCGGAATCTCGACAAGCAGCTGAAGGAGGGCCACAACCTGGATGTGGGCGAGCGCGGTCGCAACAAGGTGGCCTCCATCGCGGGCCAGTTCGGCAAGAAGGAGGAGGCCAATTCGGACGAGAAGAACGCCAGCAGCAATGCcaccaccaacaccaacacagTCATACCCAAATCT AGTTCCAAGGTGGCGCTGGCCTTCAAGAAGCAGGCCGCCTCCGAAAAGTGCCGCTTCTGCAAGCAAACCGTTTACCTGATGGAGAAGACCACCGTGGAGGGGCTGGTCCTGCACCGCAATTGCCTTAAGTGCCACCACTGCCACACCAACCTGCGCCTGGGCGGCTACGCCTTCGATCGGGACGATCCCCAGGGGCGCTTCTACTGCACCCAGCACTTCCGGTTGCCGCCCAAGCCGCTGCCCCAACGCACCAACAAGGGCAGG AAATCCGCCGGGGCTCAACCTGCCTCACCTGTTGCTCCAGCCACACCCCaggctgccgctgctgcccTCGCCGACGAACCTATGGACACCACTCCGCCCAGGGACACGGTGGATCTGCTGGAAACGTCCAGGGCCTCCGCTGCAGCCGCCTCCGCCGATGCCATGTCCGACGACGAGGCCAATGTCATTGACGAGCACGAGTGGTCGGGACGCAACTTCCTGCCCGAGTCCAACAACGATTCCCAGTCGGAGCTGTCCAGCTCAGACGAATCAGACACGGAGTCGGACTCGGAGATGTATGAGGAGGCGGACGACTCGCCATTCGGAGTCCAGACCCTGCAACTTGCCTCCGACTGGATTGGAAAGCAGTATGCCGAGGACAGCGACGATTCGGACGATTTCTACGACTCCAGCGAAG ATGATGGCAAGGACGACACCGAGGGCGAGGAGTTCAAGAAAGCCCGGGAACTGCGCCGCGAGGAGGTGCGCCTTCAGCCTCTGCCCGCCAACCTGCCCACGGACACGGAAACGGAG GTCCAAACCGAATCCGAGAGCACCTCACCAGACGAGGTGGAGCTCAACTCTGCCACTGAGATATCCACCGACTCCGAGTTCGACAACGATGAGATTATACGCCAGGCGCCCAAAATCTTCATCGATGACACCCATCTAAAGAAGCCCACTAAAGTCCAA ATCAAGTCCACCATGATCGGACAgaatgctgctgctgccgctggaCTCCATCAGAAGCAATTGGCAGCCCGGGAGAAGGGTGGCAGTTATTTGCAAAAGTACCAACCACAGCCGCCACTGCCACAGTTTAAGCCACTGGTGCAGGTGGATCCCACGCTGCTCATTGGCACCCAGCGAGCTCCTCTCCAGAACCCCCGGCCAGGTGACTACTTGCTGAACAAGACGGCCAGCACCGAGGGCATCGCCTCCAAAAAGAGTCTGGAGCTGAAGAAGCGCTACCTGCTGGGTGAACCGGCGAACGGGAACAAGATTCAGAAGTCGGGCTCTACTTCGGTGTTGGACTCGCGGATTCGCAGCTTCCAGTCCAACATCTCGGAGTGTCAAAAGCTATTGAATCCCAGCAGCGACATCAGTGCCGGCATGCGCAGTTTCCTGGATCGGACCAAGTTGGGTGAGGGCCAGAGTCAGAGCCAGTCCAATGAACTGATGCGCTCCGCCACCAGCAATGTGATCAACGATCTGCGCGTGGAACTCCGGATACAGAAGGCACCCTCTAGCCACTCCACGGACAACGAGAAGGAGAACGTGTTTGTGAACTGCAAGAACGAGCTCAACAAGGGGATGGAGTACACCGACGCGGTGAATGCCACTCTGCTGGATCAGCTGAGCAAAACCAAGAGCAACTCCCCGACCACGCCGACGAACAACAAGACGACGGTGATCGAGGTGATTGATTTGGTGACGCCCGAAAAGCAACCGATCATCGATCTGACGGTTGTGGACACTCCCAAGAAGCTGGACGACCCCATGGAAGTGGACGACCGTCTGACGCCGGATAGCAACAAGATAACTGATCTCCAGCAAAATGAGGTGAAGGAAGAGCCCAAGCCCGATGTGTCGCGGGATGTGAAGGAGTGCATACCGGACATTTTGGGGCACATCAAGGATGGTGCGGTGGTCAAGGAACAGGACAGCGAGGAGCAGCTGAGCTTGCTGTGTCAGTCCGATGAAGAGAAGCGAGACTCGCCCGAAAAAGAGGTGGCAGAACAGGAGCCGGATAGTGTTCAGATCCAGGTCCCCAATATTCCCTGGAGCAAGCCAAAGCCCGAGGCTATGTCCACCACTGGTAGCAGTGGCTCCAGCTGCACCACCACTGATTCGTCGAGCATCGAGGACATACAACACTATATCCTGGAGTCCACGACTAGTCCGGATACTCAAACGGCTGGTGGAAAGCACAATGTGCCGCGGCTGGAGGTCCACGACACCAGTGGCACCCTCATGCAGGTGGACAGCCTGATGATTGTGAATGGAAAGTACATAGGCGATCCGGAGGATGTCAAGTACTTGGACATGCCAGCCGATGTGATCGTACCTGCTACTCCAGCGCTGAAAACAAGCGAGCTGGAGCTCGAGGATGAAACAGAACCAGTGACGGCCACTCCGGAGCCAGCGGATTGCACCGTGATAGAGGCTGAGCGCCAGGTGGAGGTGCGACCGCCTCCTCTGCCCGAGATGGGACCCCCCAAGCTCAAGTTCGACAGCAAGAACGAGAACAAAATCGAGAGCTTGAAGAACCTGCCCCTGATCGTGGAACGCAACGTGGAGCACAGCCAAGCAGTGAAGCCCATAACTTTGAATTTGAGCAGCGTGGCCAGGACGCCGGACACACCGACCACGCCCACAGCTCACGACAGTGACAAAACGCCCACAGGCGAGGTACTATCCCGAGGATCGGACTCGGAAACAGAAGCCACCGGCACGGGTCAGGTGCTCACGGAAACGGAACTATCCGACTGGACGGCCGATGATTGCATCTCCGAGAACTTTGTGGACATGGAATTCGTGCTGAACTCCAACAAGGGAACCATGAAGCGGCGCAAGGAGCGACGACGCAGTGGAGTCAACGCAAAGCTGCCCAGTGGCAACGAAGTGATCCACGAAGTAGCCAGACAAGCTCCAGTGGTGGACATGGATGGAATTTTCAATGCCATTGATATAGATGACATTGAGTTCATGGACACGGGGTCGGAGGGTTCCTGTGCGGAGGCCTACTCGGCCACGAACACGGCTCTGCTCAAGAACCGTGGCTATATGGAGTACATCGAGACAGAGCCCAAGAAGACGCCGCTCAGAACAGCTGCTCCTACAGTCAGCTATGCGGGTAACCTGCCAGCTCTGGTGACCAAGCGGGATGAGAAACTGGGCATCGATTATATTGAGCAGGGTGCCTACATCATGCACGACGACGCCAAGACCCCAGTGAACGAGGTGCCTCCCGCGATGACCCAGTCTTTGACAGACTCCAGCACACTGAACGACCTAGACGATGACAGCATGGCGGGTATGGGCTTGTCGCAAACGCAGCAAACCACGACCGAAGAGAGCGAAGCTTTGACTGTGGTCACCAGTCCACTGGACACCTCCTCGCCCAGGGTACTGGATCAGTTCGCCTCGATGTTGGCGGCGGGTAAGCAGGATTCCCAGACGCCCAGCAGCTCGGAGCAGCAACCAAAGACCTCCAGCGCTGTGACAACCAGCAGCAGTGGAGCCCCGAACTCGACACCCGGCAATGCCTCTAAGGAGGCTGGCCCGCCGGAGGATCCGGATCTGCAGATCCAGTTCGAGTACGTAAGGGCGCTGCAGCAGCGCATCTCGCAGATTAGTACCCAGCGCCGGAAGAGCTCCAAGGGCGAGGCCAATGCACCTGTGATAGAAGCTATGGAGGAACAGTCCAAGCCAAAGGAGGAGTCCCTGCCACCCTCAATGCGCccgcgcagcagcagcagctccagcaaGGTACCTGAGATACCCACCCTCAGCAGCAAGCTAGAGGAGATTACCAAAGAGCGCACCAAGCAGAAGGATCTCATCCACGATCTGGTCATGGACAAGTTGCAGTCGAAGAAGGCCCTGAATGCGGAGAAGCGTCTCCATCGCAGCCGTCAGAGGAGCCTCCTGACCAGCGGCTATGCTAGTGGCTCTAGTCTGAGTCCCACACCCAAACTGGCAGCGGCCTCCAGTCCCCAGGATTCCAATTGCTCCAGCCAGGCGCACTACCACGCCTCCACGGCCGAGGAGCCCAGACCAAAGCCGGCGGAGAGGGTGCTCCAAAAGTCCGCCACGTCCACCTATGTGTCGCCCTATCGCACTGTTCAGGCTCCCACCCGGAGTGCGGATCTCTACAAGCCGCGTCCTTTCAGCGAACACATCGACGGAAGTCTCCTGGACGGCTACAAGCTGGGCAAGACCTCGTCGTTCAATGGAGGAAAGTTGGGCGACTTTGCCACCCCCATTGCTCCTGTCAGAGTGAATCGTGGCGGCGGTGGAGGAGGCAATGGTGGCAGCACCATACAGGACATTGGAAATATTTCCGCCTCGACGGAGAACCTTAGAAGCGAAGCGAGAGCCCGTGCTCGTCTTAAGTCCAACACGGAGCTCGGCCTGAGTCCGGAGGAGAAGATGCAGCTTCTCCGCACCCGACTGCACTACGATCACAATCGCGGTCTCAAGTCCAAGCAGCTGGAGGAGATGCCCGGACAGGGCGAGCTCGCAGCTCGGGCACGCAAAATGAGCGCCTCCAAAAGCGTTAACGATCTGGCCTACTTGGTGGgtcaccagcagcagcagcagcaactggaCATGGATGCGGTGCTCAAGGCGAAGGCGGCGGACTTTATATCGGATCCGAACTTGGCGGCCAGCGGGCAGGAGAAGGCGGCGAAAACAAAGTCCGGAAGGAGGCAAAAGGACCCGGAGCGACGCAAGAGTCTCATACAATCGTTGTCCAGCTTTTTCCAGAAGGGAACCAGTACCACCAGTACCAGTGCCAAGGATCAGAGCATCCCAGCCGTTGGGGGTCACTCTGAGCCATCAGAGCGTCCCGGCACCAGCAGCAGTGGCACGCCCACCATCTCAGAGGGGGCGGGCGGAAGTGGCGGCGGAGGAGGTGGCGTCTTCAGCCGATTCCGCATCTCACCCAAGTCCAAGGAGAAGTCCAAG TCTTGCTTTGATCTGAGGAGTTTCGGTTTTGGt